The Candidatus Zixiibacteriota bacterium genome includes a region encoding these proteins:
- a CDS encoding heavy metal-associated domain-containing protein gives MSEDRIVLKVTGMKCDGCVMKVKNALKSVSGVKSAEIHLASKSAIVEFGDTRPATEQLIAAVKKAGFEATL, from the coding sequence ATGAGTGAAGACAGAATCGTGCTGAAAGTTACCGGCATGAAATGCGACGGCTGTGTTATGAAGGTGAAAAATGCCCTGAAAAGCGTTTCGGGAGTGAAATCGGCCGAGATACATTTGGCCTCCAAGTCCGCCATAGTGGAGTTTGGCGATACCAGGCCAGCCACCGAACAGCTGATAGCCGCAGTCAAGAAAGCCGGATTCGAAGCCACACTTTAG
- a CDS encoding redoxin domain-containing protein encodes MIFNILAMIIPLSGVVLAQTGEPFKVGDLIPQFKLPYATKDTLVMEGIGSEALKGKRYLIAFFPAAWSPGCTKEMCTFRDAFSELQKLNVEILAVSGDYVFTLHEWAKNQNFGFMLLGDQTREFGKKMGVYNEKSGTLKRSVFLVGPDGKIQYINYNYSVSDDKDFNALRQFLAGR; translated from the coding sequence TTGATTTTCAATATTCTGGCCATGATAATCCCTCTTTCGGGGGTTGTCCTTGCCCAGACGGGGGAACCGTTCAAGGTCGGCGACCTCATTCCGCAGTTCAAGCTTCCCTACGCCACCAAAGATACTCTTGTCATGGAGGGGATCGGCTCGGAGGCGCTGAAGGGGAAACGGTACCTGATAGCTTTTTTCCCGGCGGCCTGGTCGCCCGGCTGCACCAAAGAGATGTGCACTTTCCGTGATGCTTTTTCGGAACTGCAGAAACTGAATGTGGAGATTCTGGCCGTCTCGGGCGATTATGTTTTCACTCTTCACGAGTGGGCCAAAAACCAGAATTTTGGTTTCATGCTTCTGGGCGACCAGACGCGTGAATTCGGGAAGAAGATGGGTGTCTATAACGAAAAGAGCGGCACTCTGAAACGGTCGGTGTTTCTGGTTGGGCCGGACGGCAAAATTCAATATATTAACTACAACTATTCGGTTTCCGACGATAAAGATTTCAACGCGCTAAGACAATTTCTCGCAGGGAGATGA